A genomic region of Mustela erminea isolate mMusErm1 chromosome 12, mMusErm1.Pri, whole genome shotgun sequence contains the following coding sequences:
- the SLC2A6 gene encoding solute carrier family 2, facilitated glucose transporter member 6: MQEPLLGAEGPDYDTFPEKASPSPGERTRGGAPQNRRVFLATFAAVLGNFSFGYALVYTSPVIPALEHSLDPDLILTKTQASWFGSIFTLGAAAGGLSAMVLNDLLGRKLSIMFSAVPSAAGYALMAGAHGFWMLLLGRTLTGFAGGLTAACIPVYVSEIATPGVRGALGATPQLMAVFGSLSLYALGLLLPWRWLAVAGEGPVLVMLLLLSFMPDSPRFLLSRGRDAEALRALAWLRGTGTDIRWEFEQIQDNVRRQSTHMSWAEARSPHMYRPVLIALLMRFLQQLMGITPILVYLQPIFESTAVLLPPKDDAAIVGAVRLFSVLIAAVTMDLAGRKVLLFVSATIMFAANLTLGLYVHFGPKPLTPNSTVGLESVPLGDTEPPLATSSSYLTLVPLVATMLFITGYAMGWGPITWLLMSEILPLQARGVASGLCVLVSWLTAFALTKSFLLVVNAFGLHVPFFFFAAVCVASLVFTGCCVPETKGRSLEQIESFFRTGRRSFLH, encoded by the exons ATGCAGGAGCCGCTGCTGGGGGCCGAGGGCCCGGACTATGACACCTTCCCCGAGAAGGCGTCCCCGTCGCCGGGGGAGAGGACGCGGGGCGG GGCCCCACAGAACAGGAGGGTGTTCCTGGCCACCTTTGCCGCGGTGCTGGGCAACTTCAGCTTCGGGTACGCCCTGGTCTACACGTCCCCTGTCATCCCGGCCCTGGAGCACTCCTTGGACCCGGACCTGATCCTGACCAAAACCCAGGCATCCTGGTTTGGG TCCATATTCACCTTGGGTGCAGCGGCTGGAGGCCTCAGCGCCATGGTCCTCAACGACCTCCTGGGCCGGAAGCTCAGCATCATGTTCTCAGCTGTGCCGTCGGCAGCCGGCTACGCGCTCATGGCAGGTGCCCACGGCTTCTGGATGCTGCTGCTGGGGAGGACGCTGACAGGCTTTGCTGGGGGGCTCACAGCTGCCTGCATCCCG GTGTACGTGTCTGAGATCGCTACTCCAGGTGTTCGTGGGGCTCTGGGGGCCACACCCCAGCTCATGGCCGTGTTCGGATCTCTGTCCCTCTACGCCCTTG GCCTCCTGCTGCCGTGGCGCTGGCTGGCCGTGGCGGGGGAAGGGCCGGTGCTCGTCATGCTCCTGCTGCTCAGCTTCATGCCCGACTCGCCTCGCTTCCTGCTCTCACGGGGCAGGGACGCGGAGGCGCTGCGGGCGCTGGCCTGGCTCCGCGGGACCGGCACGGACATCCGCTGGGAGTTCGAGCAGATCCAGGACAACGTCCGCAGACAG AGCACCCACATGTCGTGGGCCGAGGCCCGGAGCCCCCACATGTACCGACCCGTCCTCATCGCCTTGCTCATGCGCTTCCTGCAGCAGCTGATGGGTATCACTCCCATCCTGGTCTATCTGCAGCCCATCTTCGAAAGCACCGCCGTCCTGCTG CCCCCAAAGGACGATGCGGCCATTGTGGGGGCCGTGAGGCTCTTCTCCGTGCTGATCGCCGCCGTCACCATGGACCTGGCCGGCCGCAAGGTTCTGCTGTTTGTCTCGG CCACCATCATGTTTGCAGCCAACCTGACGCTCGGGCTGTACGTCCACTTCGGTCCAAAGCCTCTGACTCCCAACAGCACCGTGGGCCTCGAGAGCGTGCCCTTGGGGGACACAGAGCCGCCCCTGGCCACCTCGTCCAGCTACCTCACCCTCGTGCCCCTGGTGGCCACCATGCTGTTCATCACTG GCTACGCCATGGGCTGGGGACCCATCACCTGGCTCCTCATGTCGGAGATCCTGCCGCTGCAAGCCCGCGGCGTGGCCTCGGGGCTCTGCGTCCTCGTCAGTTGGCTCACCGCCTTTGCCCTCACCAAGTCCTTCCTGCTGGTGGTG aACGCTTTTGGCCTGCACgtgcctttcttcttctttgccgCTGTCTGCGTGGCCAGCCTGGTGTTCAC